In Mustelus asterias chromosome 16, sMusAst1.hap1.1, whole genome shotgun sequence, one DNA window encodes the following:
- the septin8a gene encoding septin-8-A isoform X3, protein MNTLFNTMFESEEATHYEPGVRLKPQSYTLKETNVDLKLTVVNTVGFGDQVNKEESYKPVVDYIDAQFENYLQEELKIKRSLHDFHDTRVHVCLYFIAPTGHCLKSLDLVTMKKLDSKVNIIPIVAKADTISKSELHKFKIKIMSELVSNGVQIYQFPTDDDAVAEINSTMNAHLPFAVVGSMEEVKVGNKLVKARQYPWGVVQVENESHCDFVKLREMLIRVNMEDLREQTHTRHYELYRRCKLEEMGFKDTDPDSKPFSLQETYEAKRNEFMSELQKKEEEMRQMFVMRVKETETDLKEKEKELHDQFDLLKKTHQEEKKKLEEKRRELEEEMNAFNRRRMAAQTLQGQPFQATGQQPVKKDKDRKN, encoded by the exons ATGAACACTCTGTTCAACACAATGTTTGAAAGTGAGGAGGCTACTCACTATGAGCCAGGTGTTCGTCTAAAGCCACAAAGTTACACTTTGAAGGAGACCAATGTAGATCTTAAACTGACTGTTGTTAATACAGTGGGATTTGGTGACCAAGTTAATAAAGAGGAAAG CTATAAACCTGTCGTTGACTACATTGATGCGCAGTTTGAGAATTACCTTCAGGAGGAGCTGAAGATCAAGCGTTCACTTCATGATTTTCATGACACAAGAGTTCACGTCTGTCTGTACTTCATTGCTCCCACTGGTCATTGTCTCAAATCATTGGATTTAGTCACAATGAAAAAGCTGGACAGCAAG GTAAACATTATTCCTATTGTAGCCAAAGCTGACACAATTTCTAAAAGTGAATTACACAAATTTAAGATAAAGATAATGAGTGAACTGGTCAGCAATGGTGTTCAGATCTACCAGTTTCCAACAGACGACGATGCTGTGGCAGAGATCAACTCGACAATGAAT GCTCATCTTCCATTTGCAGTTGTTGGCAGTATGGaagaggtgaaggtgggaaataaACTGGTGAAGGCTCGACAGTACCCATGGGGTGTTGTTCAGG TTGAAAATGAAAGTCATTGTGACTTTGTAAAGCTGCGGGAAATGCTGATTCGTGTTAATATGGAAGACCTCCGAGAACAGACGCACACCCGACACTATGAGTTGTATCGGCGATGCAAGCTGGAGGAGATGGGATTCAAAGACACAGACCCCGATAGCAAACCATTCAG CCTGCAGGAGACCTATGAAGCTAAGAGGAATGAATTCATGAGTGAGCTGCAAAAGAAGGAGGAGGAGATGAGACAAATGTTTGTCATGAGAGTTAAAGAGACTGAAACAGatctgaaagagaaagagaaggag CTTCACGATCAGTTTGATCTACTGAAGAAAACGCACCAGGAAGAGAAGAAAAAGTTAGAGGAGAAGCGAAGAGAACTGGAAGAAGAAATGAATGCATTTAACCGTAGGAGAATGGCGGCGCAGACTCTGCAGGGTCAACCCTTCCAGGCTACAGGACAACAGCCGGTCAAGAAAGACAAAGATAGAAAAAA TTAA
- the septin8a gene encoding septin-8-A isoform X2, with protein sequence MEANETEQRPEVEKRNLNLGGHVGFDSLPDQLVSKSVSQGFCFNILCVGETGIGKSTLMNTLFNTMFESEEATHYEPGVRLKPQSYTLKETNVDLKLTVVNTVGFGDQVNKEESYKPVVDYIDAQFENYLQEELKIKRSLHDFHDTRVHVCLYFIAPTGHCLKSLDLVTMKKLDSKVNIIPIVAKADTISKSELHKFKIKIMSELVSNGVQIYQFPTDDDAVAEINSTMNAHLPFAVVGSMEEVKVGNKLVKARQYPWGVVQVENESHCDFVKLREMLIRVNMEDLREQTHTRHYELYRRCKLEEMGFKDTDPDSKPFSLQETYEAKRNEFMSELQKKEEEMRQMFVMRVKETETDLKEKEKELHDQFDLLKKTHQEEKKKLEEKRRELEEEMNAFNRRRMAAQTLQGQPFQATGQQPVKKDKDRKN encoded by the exons GAGGTGGAGAAGCGTAACCTTAACCTTGGTGGTCATGTAGGTTTCGACAGCCTCCCCGATCAATTAGTCAGCAAATCTGTATCACAAGGCTTCTGTTTCAACATTCTTTGTGTAG GAGAAACTGGTATCGGTAAATCGACGTTAATGAACACTCTGTTCAACACAATGTTTGAAAGTGAGGAGGCTACTCACTATGAGCCAGGTGTTCGTCTAAAGCCACAAAGTTACACTTTGAAGGAGACCAATGTAGATCTTAAACTGACTGTTGTTAATACAGTGGGATTTGGTGACCAAGTTAATAAAGAGGAAAG CTATAAACCTGTCGTTGACTACATTGATGCGCAGTTTGAGAATTACCTTCAGGAGGAGCTGAAGATCAAGCGTTCACTTCATGATTTTCATGACACAAGAGTTCACGTCTGTCTGTACTTCATTGCTCCCACTGGTCATTGTCTCAAATCATTGGATTTAGTCACAATGAAAAAGCTGGACAGCAAG GTAAACATTATTCCTATTGTAGCCAAAGCTGACACAATTTCTAAAAGTGAATTACACAAATTTAAGATAAAGATAATGAGTGAACTGGTCAGCAATGGTGTTCAGATCTACCAGTTTCCAACAGACGACGATGCTGTGGCAGAGATCAACTCGACAATGAAT GCTCATCTTCCATTTGCAGTTGTTGGCAGTATGGaagaggtgaaggtgggaaataaACTGGTGAAGGCTCGACAGTACCCATGGGGTGTTGTTCAGG TTGAAAATGAAAGTCATTGTGACTTTGTAAAGCTGCGGGAAATGCTGATTCGTGTTAATATGGAAGACCTCCGAGAACAGACGCACACCCGACACTATGAGTTGTATCGGCGATGCAAGCTGGAGGAGATGGGATTCAAAGACACAGACCCCGATAGCAAACCATTCAG CCTGCAGGAGACCTATGAAGCTAAGAGGAATGAATTCATGAGTGAGCTGCAAAAGAAGGAGGAGGAGATGAGACAAATGTTTGTCATGAGAGTTAAAGAGACTGAAACAGatctgaaagagaaagagaaggag CTTCACGATCAGTTTGATCTACTGAAGAAAACGCACCAGGAAGAGAAGAAAAAGTTAGAGGAGAAGCGAAGAGAACTGGAAGAAGAAATGAATGCATTTAACCGTAGGAGAATGGCGGCGCAGACTCTGCAGGGTCAACCCTTCCAGGCTACAGGACAACAGCCGGTCAAGAAAGACAAAGATAGAAAAAA TTAA
- the septin8a gene encoding septin-8-A isoform X1 → MEANETEQRPNYTPFLNQEAVQEVEKRNLNLGGHVGFDSLPDQLVSKSVSQGFCFNILCVGETGIGKSTLMNTLFNTMFESEEATHYEPGVRLKPQSYTLKETNVDLKLTVVNTVGFGDQVNKEESYKPVVDYIDAQFENYLQEELKIKRSLHDFHDTRVHVCLYFIAPTGHCLKSLDLVTMKKLDSKVNIIPIVAKADTISKSELHKFKIKIMSELVSNGVQIYQFPTDDDAVAEINSTMNAHLPFAVVGSMEEVKVGNKLVKARQYPWGVVQVENESHCDFVKLREMLIRVNMEDLREQTHTRHYELYRRCKLEEMGFKDTDPDSKPFSLQETYEAKRNEFMSELQKKEEEMRQMFVMRVKETETDLKEKEKELHDQFDLLKKTHQEEKKKLEEKRRELEEEMNAFNRRRMAAQTLQGQPFQATGQQPVKKDKDRKN, encoded by the exons GAGGTGGAGAAGCGTAACCTTAACCTTGGTGGTCATGTAGGTTTCGACAGCCTCCCCGATCAATTAGTCAGCAAATCTGTATCACAAGGCTTCTGTTTCAACATTCTTTGTGTAG GAGAAACTGGTATCGGTAAATCGACGTTAATGAACACTCTGTTCAACACAATGTTTGAAAGTGAGGAGGCTACTCACTATGAGCCAGGTGTTCGTCTAAAGCCACAAAGTTACACTTTGAAGGAGACCAATGTAGATCTTAAACTGACTGTTGTTAATACAGTGGGATTTGGTGACCAAGTTAATAAAGAGGAAAG CTATAAACCTGTCGTTGACTACATTGATGCGCAGTTTGAGAATTACCTTCAGGAGGAGCTGAAGATCAAGCGTTCACTTCATGATTTTCATGACACAAGAGTTCACGTCTGTCTGTACTTCATTGCTCCCACTGGTCATTGTCTCAAATCATTGGATTTAGTCACAATGAAAAAGCTGGACAGCAAG GTAAACATTATTCCTATTGTAGCCAAAGCTGACACAATTTCTAAAAGTGAATTACACAAATTTAAGATAAAGATAATGAGTGAACTGGTCAGCAATGGTGTTCAGATCTACCAGTTTCCAACAGACGACGATGCTGTGGCAGAGATCAACTCGACAATGAAT GCTCATCTTCCATTTGCAGTTGTTGGCAGTATGGaagaggtgaaggtgggaaataaACTGGTGAAGGCTCGACAGTACCCATGGGGTGTTGTTCAGG TTGAAAATGAAAGTCATTGTGACTTTGTAAAGCTGCGGGAAATGCTGATTCGTGTTAATATGGAAGACCTCCGAGAACAGACGCACACCCGACACTATGAGTTGTATCGGCGATGCAAGCTGGAGGAGATGGGATTCAAAGACACAGACCCCGATAGCAAACCATTCAG CCTGCAGGAGACCTATGAAGCTAAGAGGAATGAATTCATGAGTGAGCTGCAAAAGAAGGAGGAGGAGATGAGACAAATGTTTGTCATGAGAGTTAAAGAGACTGAAACAGatctgaaagagaaagagaaggag CTTCACGATCAGTTTGATCTACTGAAGAAAACGCACCAGGAAGAGAAGAAAAAGTTAGAGGAGAAGCGAAGAGAACTGGAAGAAGAAATGAATGCATTTAACCGTAGGAGAATGGCGGCGCAGACTCTGCAGGGTCAACCCTTCCAGGCTACAGGACAACAGCCGGTCAAGAAAGACAAAGATAGAAAAAA TTAA